In Chitinophagaceae bacterium, the DNA window AAGGAAATTTCATCCTGCTCAACTGGCAATTTATTTATAAAGGGACGATCCGTGATTTTTATCCACCCATTGCTTCTCTTTCTTTTTCACCGCATAATTTTCAGCTATACCTTGAATCGTTGGGTGAGCTGAGCGCAGAGGAATTAAATCAATTGATCAGCAAAGTCGGCAGAAAGCTCGTGATGGAAGAATTAAAAACCCTCATCGACTTTGGTTTTCTCGCGCTTCATGGTTCCTGGGGAGAAGATGGTTCGATACAAGGCATTCTGGAATGGCTGAATATTCCTTATTCAGGTTCCGGTGTCCTGCCTTCCGCTATCGGTATGAACAAGGTATTTCAAAAAAGTATCATGAAAGAATCAGGTCTTGAAGTGGCCAGGAGTATCGTGATCAAAAGGAAAGATTGGCTGGCAGCAGCGCAGAACAAGGAAATGCTGCATCATGCAAAGAAAAAGCTTGGATTGCCTTTTGTCGTGCGGCCTGCAAACCAGGGATCATCTATAGGAGTTAGTATAGTGCGTTCAGAAAATCTTACTTCCTTTCAGCAGGCAGTGGACGCTGCTTTTTTTGTGCATGGGATAACGGCGGCGGAATGGAATAAGCTATCCGAAGAGGAGCAAATTGATTGGGTGAGAAGTGTTTCAGAAATAAAGGATGGAACAGGTATTCCATTCAACATCGGTGGAACTATTATCAATCATCCGGAAGCGCTTTTAAAATTTATTCGGGATCATTTTAAAGAAACTGATGAAAGTCTTCTGTTGCAAAGCATCTATGAAGAACAGGAAGTGCAGTTGGAAGCATTTATCGAAGGCACCGAATTTTCCTGTATTGTGATCAGGAAGGAAGACGGGTCAGCAGTGGCACTTCCACCTACTGAAATAAAAAAGGGAAAAGAAGTATTTGATTACCGTTCTAAATATTTACCCGGACTTACCAGGAAAATAACACCAATTGATTTGCCCAACGAAGACATTGAAAAAATCCGCAGGCAGTGTGAAGCATTATTTGTGTTTTTCGGATTTCATGTGTATGCGCGCATTGATGGTTTCATTCGAAAGGATAAAAAGATTTTTCTGAATGATCCAAACACTACTTCCGGCATGCTGCCTTCGTCCTTTTTTTTTCACCAGGCCGCCGAAATTGGTTTGAATCCTTCACAGTTTCTTACCTTCATCATCCGCACTTCTGTTGCAGATCGCATTGCTTCACAATCAAAAACTTTCGCGTACCGAAAGCTTTTGCAGCAGTTGGATGAAAATATTGCAGGACTTAAAAATCTTGCATCCGTAAAAAAAAGGATTGCAGTTATTCTTGGAGGCTATTCCTCTGAAAGGCACATCTCAGTTGAAAGCGGTAGAAATGTTTTTGAAAAACTGGCCTCTTCCACTAAGTATGAACCGGTTCCTGTTTTCCTGTTAGGAAATGCGAATGCGTATTCGCTTTACCAGATTCCGGTGAATCTCCTGCTGAAAGACAACGCAGACGATATCCGCGATAAGATCCTTCATTTTAAAAAGCATCCGGTTGTAGAAAAAATAAAGAAGGAATGCAAGCAGCTTACAACAAAATATGCATCTGTTTCGGTGATTTTCGAACCGCAAAAAATTTCATTGAATGAATTGAAAGAAAAAGTGGACGGTGTTTTTATTGCGTTACATGGAAGGCCGGGAGAGGACGGACAAATACAGAAAGATCTGGACCGGCTGGAAATTCCATACAATGGCTCCGGCGTTGTTTCTTCCCAAATCACCATCAATAAATACCAGACAAATGAGATGCTGCGTGAACATGGTTTCCTGATTGCCACACATTTGCTATTGAATAAAGAAGACTGGCTGAATGATGCAGATAAATTTTATGACAGCATCACCGCGGTGGTCACTTATCCATTCATTTGTAAACCTGTAGATGATGGTTGCAGTTCTGCTGTGAAGAAGATAAAATCGCGCGAAGAACTGACTGCATTTTGTCAACTGATTTTCAGAGACAAGCAAGCGATTTCAAAAAAATATGCGGCCATACTTGGACTTAAAGCCGGTGAAGAATTTCCGCGTAAGCAGAAGCTATTGGTGGAAGAACTGATCACCCGGAATGGCGCAGCTCATTTTCTTGAAATTACCGGCGGCATGCTTACCAAATTGAATGGGGCAGGTGAAATAACATTTGAAGTGTTTGAACCTTCTGAAGCTTTGGCAGGTGAAGAAGTGTTGTCGCTGGAGGAGAAATTTTTAGCAGGTCAGGGCCAGAATATTACACCGGCGCGATTTTCAAAGGATGAGTCAGAATATAAACGGATCGCGGATATTATAAAATCAGATCTTGAACGTGCGGCGAAAATTCTAAACGTAAGCGGTTACTGTAGAATTGATGCATTTGTGCGCATCTTTGACGATGGCCGCGTAGAAACAATAATCATTGAAGTGAACTCGTTACCGGGCATGACGCCGGCAACGGTTATCTTTCACCAGGCAGCCATCAACCAGTATAAGCCATTCGACTTTATTGATAAAATTTTAGAATTTAGCTTCGAAAAACAAAAGCTTTCCATTGCCCAATAACTTCCTGAATTTCATTAGCAGCCGTAAATTCCTCTATAATATCTTAGGGGCGATTGGATTTTATATTGGCGTGTTTCTGCTGTTTGCTGTTTTTGTGAGAAGCTTTACCAAGCATGGTGTTGCGATCACAGTGCCTGACCTGGAAGGAAAATCGCTGGAAGAAGCCATAAAGTTATTACACAAGAGTGATCTTGAATATGCAATTACGGATTCAACATATGATGCAAAAAAACCAGCGTTATCGGTTATTGATCAGAATCCCGGTGCGGCGTCGAAAGTGAAGGATGGGCGAACTATTTATCTTACGGTGAATGCATCAATGGCACCTGAAGTAAAAATGCCTGATCTTAAAGATGCGTCGCTGAAACAGGCAACCATGATTTTGGAAAGCTATAGCATGAAGGTGGGAAGACTGATTTATAAGCCTGACCTTGCGAAGAATGTTGTACTCGATCAGCAATTTGAAGGCAAACCCATATTGCCAGGTGACTTTATAAGGAAAGGATCTGTAATTGATCTTGTGTTGGGTGATGGTTCGGGAATCACAGAACTTGAAATTCCTGATCTTGTCGGCATGTCGCTTCGCGAAGCTAAATTTGTGTTGGAAGGCTCCTCCCTTGGATTGCGAAGTGTGGTATATGATAAATATGTGGACGAGGATTCTTTAGAGGCAATTATTTATCAGCAGGTTCCTCCTGCGGAAGAAGGGAGTAATTTAACCTTGAATGCAGGAGACAGTGTAGATGTTTTTGTTACTTCGCCGGATCATTATGAGCGTTTGCCTGATTAAAGCAATGATGAATTCAAAAGTGCGCAGGATTTTTTTTGAACTTAATTTTTTTTACTGATGATAAAAAGAATGTTGCAATTGATAACCGGTTTTGCGGTTGTTGCCTTCTGGCCCATTATTGCCGTTGCACAGGAAACGTTGATTCCCCTGCGGTACAATGCCGC includes these proteins:
- a CDS encoding PASTA domain-containing protein, which encodes MPNNFLNFISSRKFLYNILGAIGFYIGVFLLFAVFVRSFTKHGVAITVPDLEGKSLEEAIKLLHKSDLEYAITDSTYDAKKPALSVIDQNPGAASKVKDGRTIYLTVNASMAPEVKMPDLKDASLKQATMILESYSMKVGRLIYKPDLAKNVVLDQQFEGKPILPGDFIRKGSVIDLVLGDGSGITELEIPDLVGMSLREAKFVLEGSSLGLRSVVYDKYVDEDSLEAIIYQQVPPAEEGSNLTLNAGDSVDVFVTSPDHYERLPD
- a CDS encoding D-alanine--D-alanine ligase, whose product is MRIGIFFGGASREREISFAGGRTVYDNLDKNLFEAVPIFVDSKGNFILLNWQFIYKGTIRDFYPPIASLSFSPHNFQLYLESLGELSAEELNQLISKVGRKLVMEELKTLIDFGFLALHGSWGEDGSIQGILEWLNIPYSGSGVLPSAIGMNKVFQKSIMKESGLEVARSIVIKRKDWLAAAQNKEMLHHAKKKLGLPFVVRPANQGSSIGVSIVRSENLTSFQQAVDAAFFVHGITAAEWNKLSEEEQIDWVRSVSEIKDGTGIPFNIGGTIINHPEALLKFIRDHFKETDESLLLQSIYEEQEVQLEAFIEGTEFSCIVIRKEDGSAVALPPTEIKKGKEVFDYRSKYLPGLTRKITPIDLPNEDIEKIRRQCEALFVFFGFHVYARIDGFIRKDKKIFLNDPNTTSGMLPSSFFFHQAAEIGLNPSQFLTFIIRTSVADRIASQSKTFAYRKLLQQLDENIAGLKNLASVKKRIAVILGGYSSERHISVESGRNVFEKLASSTKYEPVPVFLLGNANAYSLYQIPVNLLLKDNADDIRDKILHFKKHPVVEKIKKECKQLTTKYASVSVIFEPQKISLNELKEKVDGVFIALHGRPGEDGQIQKDLDRLEIPYNGSGVVSSQITINKYQTNEMLREHGFLIATHLLLNKEDWLNDADKFYDSITAVVTYPFICKPVDDGCSSAVKKIKSREELTAFCQLIFRDKQAISKKYAAILGLKAGEEFPRKQKLLVEELITRNGAAHFLEITGGMLTKLNGAGEITFEVFEPSEALAGEEVLSLEEKFLAGQGQNITPARFSKDESEYKRIADIIKSDLERAAKILNVSGYCRIDAFVRIFDDGRVETIIIEVNSLPGMTPATVIFHQAAINQYKPFDFIDKILEFSFEKQKLSIAQ